The Archocentrus centrarchus isolate MPI-CPG fArcCen1 unplaced genomic scaffold, fArcCen1 scaffold_37_ctg1, whole genome shotgun sequence genome includes the window GAAGTATGGGTGCTGCATGGCCTCGGCCGCCGTCAGCCTCTGCTGGTGGTCGTAGCGCAGCAGCTTGTCCAGCAGGTCCACAGCCTCTGGGCTCACCAGGTGTTGGTTCTCTGACTGGATGAACTGCTCCCAGCGCTTCCGTGTTTGTCTGGAAACAACGATTATTAACATCTCTTCAGCTGAATAAATTTCTGCTGTTTCAGTTGAATCATTTCAGGAGGAAACTGATACTCACTGGCCCAGCATGTCTTTGAAGCGAGTGTCCAGTTCTATGTGATATTTGTGCAGGTAGCCGAAGAGCTCATCGGTGCCGAGAACCTTAGCAATGCGGACCAGCTGGAAAACAAGATGCATACACAGTCCCCTAATGACTCAAATATGTGATTACACTGTCATAACAGAAGATACTGTTTCTGAAAGGAGAAACTACGACAAGAAAACTAGTCAGTGGTCAATGTCTGTCTAAATCTTTGGGTATAAGTTTTCATGggggtggttgtagctcagtaggtagagcaggtcacctactgatcggaaggtcagtggttcaattcctggctactgctggctgcatgccaatgtatccttgggcaagatacttaaccccaagttgctctccgaccgttctgtcggagtatgaatgtgagtgaatgttacataattaaagcacttagcttaattaattaatcatggaagtgcttgtatgaatttgtgtgcatgggtaaatgtaaaaacgtgttgtgtaagcgctttgagtgctcatatctgagtagaaaagcgctatataagaactagtccatttaccatttaccatctgttggtcattttaaccttttaaatcTTCTTATAATTAGTGTAGAAATGATTGAGTTACAGCCAAAAAGCAAAATTTACCAGAAAATCTGATCAGTTTGTTCCTTCAACATGCTTTGCTGCTATGGAGAATAATTCATGACTGACAGctaaacagcaaacaaaagcaGTTCAATACTGGCCACTTGAAGCTTTAAAAGCCAATCATCCCCATagaatatgatttttaaatggcCAATTTTACAGCATTAACAAGACCCATGACTGATGGGGATATCTTCCTGCAATTAATGAGAATATAaaattacagccccatttcaaaATAGATCAGAGCACCACCTAGCGAGGCGAAATACGCCCATCGCACTGTATTAACCCTGTTTGTTGATACACAGCTATTGAGTGGATACCATTTTTCTACTTTAAGTAACGGAGACCTTGATCTTGAACCTGGTGACCCCATGTACAATCCCAAATTTGCTTTAGTCATAAGCCATCTACTCATGAAGTTTGTTAAGTATAGACCAAACAGTTTTCGAGTTATTGAGCACATAATATGTCCCGTCTTTAAACTGGCGTAtaaaaacccttcagcagacatctcaTTACCTTCTGCAACactattttgccctaatttggaggccttgccctaaaccTTTGATTATCTTTAACTTTtctaaaaaatactttttggtaaccacatcctagaacagatAAACCCTTGTACAAGGGTGTACACTACATACACTACATAATGCCTTTCTACtcatataatctataacaataagccagatatCATGCATATTATACTATGACTATATTATACTGTGTGTACAGGAAACTGccacataatctgctgatatcaatgtaTTATGTATAACATaagtaccttgaggtgactgtttgttgtgatttggcgctatataaataaaattgaattaaacatCGCTATAATCACAAGACAAccatgtacaaaacataatgcaaacATGCCGTTTACATTTGAATAGtactgctgagcagtaggtatggctttaattttgcttgagtcatagtctgtactatttatggctATGAGTCATCCCCGACTTACATGTTAGACAATGCTAGCCAATCAGAATTTGGCATTACAGGCTTATCAATAAGTCTTCAGCCTAGAACTGATATTACTATAAATTGTTTTCACAAGTCACACCATTACATTGTATTATAGCTTCCAGTTAAGTGTTATTCGGGGTGTGACTACTTTGGCAAATGGAGGCTGACATAAGAAGCTGTAGCCACTAGCTCTCTGCTAGGTTTCAACTCAGCTACTTTAAGTCACTGTGGTTTGGATTTTTCATTCTTAATTGATATCATcttaatttaacaaaaatacaaaaaaaaaaaaaaaaaaaaaaaaaaaaaaaaaaaaaagaatatatatattcagaTCACTACTATACATTATTTGCATAGTGAGCTTACAATTGATTACAATAAGAAAGGATAACCCATTAAAGTAATTTTATATCTGACACTGACCTGTAGTTATTGGACCATTTTACTTAGtatatttttttgaaaatcCCATTTCTTACCTGGTCATAGTTGTCCTGGCCATGAAAAAATGGTTCCTTCAGGAAAATCATACTGGCCAGCATGCAGCCAAGACTCCACATGTCCAAACTGTAGTCATACATCTgaaaaaagcatcaaaaacCAAGAATGATTTCCAAGAACAAAGAGACCGGCAAGTGATTGTGTTCTTCTGAGTGGAAGGATACCTGGTAGTCCACTAGCAGCTCAGGGCCTTTGAAATAACGGGAGGCCACCCTGACATTATATTCCTGAGCAGGATGGTAAAATTCAGCCAAACCCCAATCTATAAGACGCAGCTGTCACATAGGAACAGAAATCACATATTAatcacacttttctttttgaaccATGAATCGTAACTCATGTCACTTgaatatcttttcatttggACTGTTGTCAACGTTATGAAGGTACACACTGTTTGACAAAGTTACAGCCTATGTTTGCATTATGACACATACAGAAAGATTCATCTAGTCAACATTCCTGCATACAAAAAACCCATAGAAGTGTCAACAACACCTTCCTCAGCTGGTGGTCAATCATCACATTGTGTGGCTTCACGTCCCTGTGCATGATCCCCATACTGTGACAGTAGTCCAGAGCCTTAAAGAAGACACAGAAGAGGCTTACTGAGCTGCTCAGTAGTGGTGATAGTTTTCCATCCAAATGTGCATCCATTATCCACTTTTCCTCTCCATGCCTGTCCCCAAACATGGGGGATGtaaatgtctgcatatattGAGAGTTATGTCTGGCACGTGTTCATCACAAGAgatcaaacattaaaacatttaaatgtctaACTGGCCTTAATTCTTACCTCATTCATTCAGCCATTCAAATGTTGTTCAAATGCACCAATCCTATATTAGGATCGGATATTGGTCAAATCCTGACACAAAATTTCACACTGGTTGTCAGCCCGTCTATTCAGTTCAGTGATGTGTTTAGTAGCACCAACAGCTAGCAGGAAAGCTGACATAGCATGTAAAGCTAATAGCAAAGAGTCAGCAGTTTGGAGGCATTTCACACCTGCTACACCAACAGCTTTTCTTTGTATGTATGCAAATGTTTTTAACCTAACTGCACACTGTGGTCAAACTGAGCTGACTGAAAAGTTCAGATAATGATGCTTTCCTGTcagcttctctgtctctcttcatgTTGGGTAGAACAATTGTTGGGGAAGCTTTTATTGCACTCAGGGTAATATAACGTGCTGCCATAAACTCAGTT containing:
- the LOC115776757 gene encoding casein kinase II subunit alpha'-like; translated protein: MPGPTPTISKARVYTDVNTQKNREYWDYDAHVPNWSNQDNYQLVRKLGRGKYSEVFEAINVTNNEKVVVKILKPVKKKKIKREIKILENLRGGTNIIRLVDTVKDPVSRTPALVFEFINNTDFKELYQKLTDYDIRYYMFELLKALDYCHSMGIMHRDVKPHNVMIDHQLRKLRLIDWGLAEFYHPAQEYNVRVASRYFKGPELLVDYQMYDYSLDMWSLGCMLASMIFLKEPFFHGQDNYDQLVRIAKVLGTDELFGYLHKYHIELDTRFKDMLGQQTRKRWEQFIQSENQHLVSPEAVDLLDKLLRYDHQQRLTAAEAMQHPYFC